A genomic region of Streptomyces diastaticus subsp. diastaticus contains the following coding sequences:
- a CDS encoding MerR family transcriptional regulator gives MDDEGEREYRTAELAKAAGITVRTLRFYRERKLLPPPRREGRIAWYDDHHLARLRTITALLERGHTLGGITELMNAFEEGQDVGTLLGVTPTEETPVRLSPEELADAFAGEVTPENFAEALKLGYLATDGDEIVHISRRLLDVSVALIREGVPLAAVLEAGSRVRVHAEALAVLFLDTMATHAPEADLDRLRPLAKSVVEAELSLAMDRHLAALRQREAAAGGGPGE, from the coding sequence GTGGACGACGAAGGAGAGCGCGAGTACCGGACCGCCGAGCTGGCCAAGGCGGCCGGCATCACCGTGCGCACCCTGCGCTTCTACCGCGAGCGCAAACTCCTGCCGCCACCCCGCCGCGAGGGCCGCATCGCCTGGTACGACGACCACCACCTGGCCCGGCTGCGCACCATCACGGCGCTGCTGGAGCGCGGCCACACCCTCGGCGGCATCACCGAGCTGATGAACGCCTTCGAGGAGGGTCAGGACGTCGGCACCCTGCTCGGCGTCACCCCGACCGAGGAGACCCCCGTCCGCCTCTCCCCCGAGGAGCTGGCCGACGCCTTCGCCGGCGAGGTCACCCCGGAGAACTTCGCCGAGGCCCTGAAACTCGGCTACCTGGCCACCGACGGCGACGAGATCGTCCACATCAGCCGCCGCCTGCTGGACGTCTCGGTCGCCCTGATCCGCGAGGGCGTCCCGCTGGCCGCCGTGCTGGAGGCGGGCTCACGCGTCCGCGTGCACGCCGAGGCACTGGCCGTGCTCTTCCTCGACACGATGGCCACCCACGCCCCGGAGGCCGACCTGGACCGCCTCCGCCCGCTGGCCAAGAGCGTGGTCGAGGCGGAGCTCTCCCTGGCGATGGACCGCCACCTCGCGGCCCTGCGGCAGCGGGAGGCGGCGGCCGGGGGCGGGCCGGGCGAGTAG